The genomic DNA GAAAAAAATTATCGGTGTTATCAGCATGATTGTAATAGCATATTATGCTTTGCATAGTACACCATCTATGGCGGTGCGAACTGCTTTGTTTTTTGAAGGACATCCAAGCGTTGCGTTTTCTGGCGGGGTGACGAAAGAAAAAGATGTGAAAAAAGAAGCAATTCCAGCTGAGTACCAAACTTTATATGGTAAGGAAGAAGAAGGATCAGAGCACTATTTCTTTCCGCAAGTAAGAGCAAAAGGATCAGGAATTGATATGATTAGTGCATGCGTGACGAAGAAATGGTTTTTCTATACAGCAGAGCTCGGATGCTATTAAACATAGGAGGATGAATGATGTCAGCATATAACAAGTTAGTAAGAGATCGTGTTCCAGAGAAGATTTTAATGTCTGGAAAAACATATACAGCACAAAAATTAACAGGACAAGCATACATACAAGCTTTAGCGAAAATTGGAACAGAAGAAATTCGTGAATTTGCTTCTATGAAAGAGCGTGAACATGCGCTTGATTCTCTTGCGGATGCACTGGAAGTGATCATTTCATTAGCGCGTGCAGAAGGTGCAACAATTGAAGACATAGAACGTCTTCGTAAGCAAAAAGAAATAGAGCGTGGTGGGTTTGAAAGAGGCATTTATTTATTAGATGTTTCAGAAGAATAGTTTTATAGGGAAAGCATAGCGTTACGCATTAACGCTATGCTTTTTTGTTGCAAATAAACTAATAATGAAGAAGATAACTGTTAATACCCAGCCAATTGTAATAGAAGTAGTAGTATGAACTGCATAAGAAACTTGTAAACAAAATAATGATGCTAAAAACCAAGTGAGTGCAATGTGTGCATGTTTTTTGGATATATTCATATTTTATAACTCCTTTTGTATACTAAAGTGAATTTTACTATAATTTAGAAAATTAAGCTATATGAGTAGAGGATTTATAGTAAATTCGGTATACTAAATAATAGAAAAAATGAGGAGGAAACGACAATGGCACATCATGCGAAAGAAACGATGGAATTGATTAAGGAGCTTGTCTCTATTCCAAGTCCATCTGGAAATACAGAGAAAATCATTCGTTTTATTGAAAACTATGTAAGTGAGTGGAATGTAGAAACGAAGCGTAACAATAAAGGCGCTCTTATTTTAACAGTAAAAGGGAAAAATGATGCACAGCACCGTTTATTAACAGCACACGTTGATACGTTAGGTGCGATGGTAAAAGAAATTAAGCCTGACGGTCGTCTGAGTCTTTCTATGATTGGTGGATTTCGCTGGAACTCTGTAGAAGGGGAATACTGCGAAATTGAAACATCAAGTGGCAAGACGTATACAGGGACGATTTTAATGCATCAAACATCTGTGCATGTATATAAAGACGCAGGTGAAGCGAAACGCGATGAGAAAAATATTGAGGTTCGTATTGATGAGCGCGTATTTTCAGCTGATGAAGTACGTGAATTAGGAATTGAAGTAGGAGACTTCGTTTCATTTGATCCGCGCGTTCAAATTACAGAGAGTGGATACATAAAATCACGTCATTTAGATGACAAAGTAAGTGTTGCGATTCTATTAAAATTAATTAAGAGATTACAAGATGAAAACGTAACATTACCATATACAACTCATTTCTTAATTTCTAATAATGAAGAGATTGGATATGGTGGTAACTCTAACATTCCGGAAGAAACGGTTGAGTATTTAGCAGTTGATATGGGAGCGCTAGGTGATGGACAAGCATCTGACGAGTATACAGTATCTATTTGTGCAAAAGACTCTAGTGGCCCGTATCATTATGCACTACGTAAACATTTAGTAGAGCTTGCGAAAACGAACAATATTGAATATAAAGTAGATATTTATCCGTACTATGGATCGGACGCATCAGCTGCGATTCACGCTGGATTTGATGTGAAACATGCATTAATTGGAGCGGGTATTGATTCTTCTCATGCATTTGAGCGTACACATGAAAGTTCGATTGCACATACAGAAGCACTTGTTTATGCATATGTATTATCAGAGATGATTGCAGAATAAGAAAAGAAATAGGCTACTTCTAGTAGCCTATTTTTTGTTTGCAGAGAAATCGACTTTATTTAACAAAAAGTAAATTAATTGTAATTTATTTTACAATATTAAGAAAGTAGGTTTACTACATAATTCGAGTATTATAAAATGATAGAGGCGCACTAATTT from Bacillus basilensis includes the following:
- a CDS encoding nucleoside triphosphate pyrophosphohydrolase, with translation MSAYNKLVRDRVPEKILMSGKTYTAQKLTGQAYIQALAKIGTEEIREFASMKEREHALDSLADALEVIISLARAEGATIEDIERLRKQKEIERGGFERGIYLLDVSEE
- a CDS encoding M42 family metallopeptidase yields the protein MAHHAKETMELIKELVSIPSPSGNTEKIIRFIENYVSEWNVETKRNNKGALILTVKGKNDAQHRLLTAHVDTLGAMVKEIKPDGRLSLSMIGGFRWNSVEGEYCEIETSSGKTYTGTILMHQTSVHVYKDAGEAKRDEKNIEVRIDERVFSADEVRELGIEVGDFVSFDPRVQITESGYIKSRHLDDKVSVAILLKLIKRLQDENVTLPYTTHFLISNNEEIGYGGNSNIPEETVEYLAVDMGALGDGQASDEYTVSICAKDSSGPYHYALRKHLVELAKTNNIEYKVDIYPYYGSDASAAIHAGFDVKHALIGAGIDSSHAFERTHESSIAHTEALVYAYVLSEMIAE